The genomic window TCATCAGCGCCTGTCGACGCGTCGGATAGCGCGCCTCCATCACCTCCGCCTCGACGATGCGGTCGGTGCGGAAACTGCGGAAATCACCGCGCAGTTCGCACCAGGCGATCAGCAATCGCACCCGGTCGAAGAAGGCCAGGGCGAACGGCCAGACCACACGCTCGGACGCCGACCCCGCCTCGTCGCGGTAACACAGCTTCAGGCGCCGCTCGGTGCGGATCGCCTTCCTGAGCAAGGCCGGATCGACACGATCCGCCGGGAAGGGTTCGCCCGGCACCACCAGCAGGGCCGAGGTATCCATCTCGTCGCGCAGGTCGGGCGGCAGCACCGCCGAGATCCGTCCCAGCGCCGCCAGCGCCGCATCGCGCATGCGCGGATCGGCGCGATCCGCCACCCAACGCGACCCCAGCACCAGGGCCTCGATCTCTTCCGGCGTGAACATCAGCGGCGGCAGCATGAAGCCCGGCTTCAACACATAGCCGACCCCCGCCTCCCCTTCGATCGTCGCCCCTTGCGACTGCAGGCTGGCGATATCGCGGTAAAGCGTCCGCAGACTGACGCCCATCTCCTCGGCCAACACCTGCCCGCTCACCGGCCGACGATGCCGCCGCAGCACATTCAGCAGATCGAGAAGGCGTTCGGAGCGTGACACCTTGCGATCCTAGCAGCCCTGCTGCCAGAAAGCGTCAGCAGGAATGGGCCTAAGCCACTTCCTTCGGCATCACGTCGCCGACCGTCGGCCGGTTCTCGGCGCGGGTCAGGACCATGTCTCTGGGTTTGACGATCTCGCCGCAGCAGCCGCAGGCGATGCGCGGGCTCAGGGAGTGACCGCAGGTCTTGTGGATCATGTCGATGCCGCTGTCGGCGTCGCCATAGACGTGCTTGTTGCCCCAGCCATGCAGGGTGACCAGAACGCCGTACAAATCCTTGCCCTTGGCGGTCAGGACATATTCGTTGCGCGGCGGGCGTTCGGAATAAAGACGCGGCTCCAGCACGCCATGCTGGACCAAGCTTTTGAGCCGGGCGGCCAAGACGTTGCGCGCGACGCCCAGATTGTCTTGCCACTGTTCGAACCGGCTGACGCCGTTGAAGGCGTCGCGAATGACTAACAGGGTCCAGGGATCGCCGATCACCTCAAGCGTGGCGGCGATGGAGCAGCTTTGGCGGCTGTAGTCGGCGGTGCGTCCCATAGGCGCGAAAGTGACGCCACGTCATGCATTTGGCAAGGGTTGCAAATCCGAACGCTCCAAGTCAGTTTTGTTTCACAACGGACGCGCAAGCCTCCCGGTTCGCGGCCTTGTTCTTTGGACTTCGGCGGGAGATCTTCATCAGGTCTTCCGCCGCTTCTTCGCCTGACGCAGGATTGCGCAATGACGCCGCCCATTTCCCTCGATGCCGCCCTTACATTCCAGCTCCTCGACGATGGCGGTTTGTCCGCGCCTGTGCCGGGTCATTTTTCAAATGGCCCATCGAGCATGACGCCGGAGAAGGGCTTTCCGTTCGGCGGGCTGCTGGCGGCCCTGTGCGCTCAGTCGATGCGACAGGGACTGGCGCTGACCGCGCCCCTTCGAACCCTGTCGGTCCAATATCTGTCAGCGGCAAGGTTCGGCGAACAGGTCGCCTTTCGCCCTCGCCTGCTGCGCGGCGGCCGCAATGTTCTGTATGCCGCGGTCGAGGCCGAGCAGGACGGCCGCATGACCCACCACGCCACCGGCACCTATGGGCTGGACGCCGCGCCGGCACCGCTGACGCCGTTGCACGCGCCGCCCCCGCCGCTGGACAGGCTGGACCCGAAGGCCACGATACGCGGGCCGATGTCGCCGCACTTCGCCCAGCACGTCGAATACCGCTTCGACGGCGGCCCCAACATCCTGGGCGGCAATGAGGGTAAACCGGTGATCGAGCGCACCTGGATGCGGATGGCGGACGGCCGCCCCTTGGATGAGGTCGGCCTGTGCTACCTGCTGGACGCGCTGTATCCGCCCGCCTGGACCGCGTCCAAAACGCCAGCCGCCATGACCACCGTCGATCTGCGCATCGACGTCCTGACAGATCCGACGCCGCAGACCGCGCCGGGCGGCTGGGCCTTCTTCGAGTTCAGGATGCTGGACCTCGGCCTGGGCTGGACGGTGGACGAGGCGATCGCGTGGGGCGCTGGTGGAACGCCGCTGGCCCTCTCGCGCCAACGCCGCAAACTGCTGCCGCAACGTCCCGCCTGAAGTCAGCCCTCATTCATCATTATCGACGACTATTCCAAATCTCTGGAGTGTCGCCCATGCGTCGTCGAAATCGCCTCGTTTCCGTATCCCAAGTCGTCGTCGTGCTGGGCGGTTGTCTGATGCTGCAGGGCTGCCTTGTCGGCGCCGTCGTCGGCGGGACCGCTGCGGTCGTCGGCGGGACGGCGAAAGCCACCGGCGCGGTCGTCGGCGCCGGCTTTGACGCCGTCACCACCTCGGACGAGGAAACCAAACTGCGTCGCGAGCGTGAACAGCGCGACTATGAACGCGAACAACGCCGCTGCGAACAGCGCCAGCGTCAGGGCAAACGCTGCTAGATCAGAGACTTAGAACGCACCGCTCGTTGATCGTCGGCCGCGCCACCTGAATTCGGCAAAGACCTGGCCACTCGGGTTTCAGCGTCTTGGCGAACCACAGGCACAGGTGTTCCAGACTGGGCAGTTCTAGTCCCTCGTGCTCGTTCAGCATACCGTGATCCAGGGTTTCCGCCGCCGCCTTCAGCGCGCGGTCAAGCGCGCCCAAATCCGCGACCCAGCCGTGTTCGACATCCAGCACCTCGGACCGCACCGTCGCTTCGACCGTGAAGGAATGACCGTGGACGCGGCGATAGATGCTGCCCTCGGGCTCGTTCGGGAAGTGATGGGCGGCGTCGAAGGTCGCCTGTTTGGTGATTTCGAAGACAGGCATTAGCGGACGCCGATGTATTTGTGGGTCTGGACGCTCAGGCGCCACTGCGGGTGGGTCAGGCAGTATTCGATGGCGGCGGCGGTGTTTTCGACCTGATCCGGCCCGTCCATCGGCTGGAGCCAGAACCGTTCGAAATCCAGATGCTCGAACCGATCCGGCATGGCCTTGGGCTGGGGGAAGACCAGTTTCAGCTCGGCGCCGTGCGTCTGCATTACATCCGCATCGGCTTTGGGACTGATGCAGATCCAGTCGACGCCGTCCGGTGCCGCGATCGTCCCGTTCGACTCGATGGCGATCTCGAAACCGCGCGCATGCAGCGCGTCGATCAGCGGCGCATCCAACTGCAGCAAGGGCTCTCCGCCGGTGCAGACGACCAGTTTCGGATCGCCTTCACGCCCGCGCCACATCGCCGCGACGTGATCGGCCAGCAGATCCGCCGTCGCGAACTTGCCGCCCTCGTCCCCGTCCACCCCGACAAAGTCGGTGTCGCAGAAGG from Brevundimonas fontaquae includes these protein-coding regions:
- a CDS encoding 6-pyruvoyl trahydropterin synthase family protein, with translation MPVFEITKQATFDAAHHFPNEPEGSIYRRVHGHSFTVEATVRSEVLDVEHGWVADLGALDRALKAAAETLDHGMLNEHEGLELPSLEHLCLWFAKTLKPEWPGLCRIQVARPTINERCVLSL
- a CDS encoding winged helix-turn-helix transcriptional regulator; translation: MGRTADYSRQSCSIAATLEVIGDPWTLLVIRDAFNGVSRFEQWQDNLGVARNVLAARLKSLVQHGVLEPRLYSERPPRNEYVLTAKGKDLYGVLVTLHGWGNKHVYGDADSGIDMIHKTCGHSLSPRIACGCCGEIVKPRDMVLTRAENRPTVGDVMPKEVA
- a CDS encoding thioesterase family protein is translated as MTPEKGFPFGGLLAALCAQSMRQGLALTAPLRTLSVQYLSAARFGEQVAFRPRLLRGGRNVLYAAVEAEQDGRMTHHATGTYGLDAAPAPLTPLHAPPPPLDRLDPKATIRGPMSPHFAQHVEYRFDGGPNILGGNEGKPVIERTWMRMADGRPLDEVGLCYLLDALYPPAWTASKTPAAMTTVDLRIDVLTDPTPQTAPGGWAFFEFRMLDLGLGWTVDEAIAWGAGGTPLALSRQRRKLLPQRPA
- the queE gene encoding 7-carboxy-7-deazaguanine synthase, whose product is MTYSAKEVFLTVQGEGGQAGRPAVFLRFAGCNLWSGREQDRASAVCTFCDTDFVGVDGDEGGKFATADLLADHVAAMWRGREGDPKLVVCTGGEPLLQLDAPLIDALHARGFEIAIESNGTIAAPDGVDWICISPKADADVMQTHGAELKLVFPQPKAMPDRFEHLDFERFWLQPMDGPDQVENTAAAIEYCLTHPQWRLSVQTHKYIGVR
- a CDS encoding helix-turn-helix transcriptional regulator, with protein sequence MSRSERLLDLLNVLRRHRRPVSGQVLAEEMGVSLRTLYRDIASLQSQGATIEGEAGVGYVLKPGFMLPPLMFTPEEIEALVLGSRWVADRADPRMRDAALAALGRISAVLPPDLRDEMDTSALLVVPGEPFPADRVDPALLRKAIRTERRLKLCYRDEAGSASERVVWPFALAFFDRVRLLIAWCELRGDFRSFRTDRIVEAEVMEARYPTRRQALMKTWREAHERSRSGDGC